In Halococcus salifodinae DSM 8989, the following are encoded in one genomic region:
- a CDS encoding SDR family NAD(P)-dependent oxidoreductase, translated as MSKTVIIAGTGPLLGEAIAREFASHGCSLGLFARSTEYINDLAADLRGEEIDAVAVPTDVTDADEVAAGFETVREKLGPVDVLIHNTAVRGGGPITHCDPEQFENVWRSRAYAGFLCAKEAVADMQGGGGTILFTGTSFALDGAAQMVAWGSAGFATRGLARSLADDLSDDGIQVTYAAIRAQIATEDDELGATAVRANDVASTFWNLADNDTAITTELDIRPRDSG; from the coding sequence GTGAGTAAGACTGTTATCATCGCGGGAACTGGACCGTTGCTGGGCGAAGCAATCGCACGAGAGTTCGCGTCACACGGCTGTTCACTGGGATTGTTCGCGCGCTCTACAGAGTATATCAACGACCTCGCTGCTGACCTCCGAGGTGAAGAGATTGATGCCGTCGCCGTTCCAACTGACGTGACTGACGCCGACGAGGTGGCTGCCGGTTTCGAGACTGTCCGTGAGAAGCTCGGCCCCGTTGACGTGCTGATCCACAATACTGCGGTCCGTGGGGGTGGGCCGATAACCCATTGTGACCCTGAACAGTTCGAGAATGTCTGGCGGAGCCGTGCCTATGCCGGATTTCTCTGTGCGAAGGAGGCTGTCGCTGACATGCAGGGTGGGGGTGGCACGATACTGTTTACCGGCACATCGTTCGCGCTTGATGGTGCGGCCCAGATGGTTGCTTGGGGTAGTGCTGGCTTCGCTACGCGGGGACTAGCACGTTCGCTTGCAGATGACCTCTCGGACGATGGTATTCAGGTGACATACGCAGCAATACGCGCTCAGATTGCCACAGAAGACGACGAACTCGGAGCAACGGCGGTTCGGGCGAATGATGTGGCTTCAACGTTCTGGAACCTCGCGGACAACGATACCGCCATCACGACCGAGCTGGACATCCGCCCGCGTGACTCCGGGTAG
- a CDS encoding DUF7718 family protein, protein MPDTAYTDWIEYPHAQLRFVLETQRGTPTRFLVQLEYCVEDEWRPVVHFEHNPDGTYGHDLTVEGLHMDIYRDGEQHLVRQDFPPVELSNAPTYCESYIKTEASRLLRRYEQWHNLTTDR, encoded by the coding sequence GTGCCAGATACCGCATACACCGACTGGATCGAGTACCCTCACGCTCAGCTCCGGTTCGTTCTCGAAACCCAGCGCGGGACACCCACCAGATTCCTCGTCCAACTCGAATACTGCGTCGAAGATGAGTGGCGGCCAGTCGTTCACTTCGAACACAACCCAGACGGCACCTACGGTCACGATCTCACTGTAGAAGGTCTACACATGGACATCTATCGCGATGGAGAACAACATCTCGTTCGACAGGACTTCCCACCCGTAGAGTTATCCAACGCGCCCACCTACTGTGAATCATACATCAAAACCGAAGCGTCCCGACTACTCAGGAGATACGAACAATGGCACAATCTCACGACGGATCGATAA
- a CDS encoding class I SAM-dependent methyltransferase, with the protein MTNEKPLAQSAYDDLAEPYADGIDKNAINADYDRPATLSLIPDVSGRVVLDAGCGAGTYTEWLIDHGAEVIAVDANRKMTQQTKRRVGTQANIIQGNLGGSLSLFEDSSVDLVVSSLALHYIQDWNQLFNGFNRILRQHGQLICSVHHPFSDFHEYDEAKNYFETEVVRQVWNDFGEPVRVPHYRRPLSEMIGPLLNTGFNLDRLLEPTPTERFEERSPELYNELSTRPMFLCLRAEKCE; encoded by the coding sequence ATGACTAATGAGAAACCGCTCGCACAGAGCGCATACGATGACCTCGCGGAACCATATGCTGACGGGATAGATAAAAACGCGATAAACGCCGACTATGACAGACCAGCAACTCTGTCCCTGATACCTGATGTCAGCGGTCGCGTAGTCTTGGACGCTGGGTGTGGAGCAGGTACGTATACTGAATGGCTCATTGATCACGGGGCTGAAGTCATTGCTGTTGATGCGAACCGGAAAATGACCCAGCAAACAAAACGCCGAGTCGGTACTCAAGCTAATATCATTCAGGGCAATCTCGGTGGGTCCTTGTCGCTATTTGAAGATTCGTCTGTTGACCTCGTGGTTAGCTCGCTGGCGTTGCATTATATTCAGGATTGGAATCAACTATTCAACGGATTCAACAGGATACTGCGCCAACACGGTCAACTTATTTGTTCTGTTCACCATCCTTTCTCTGATTTCCACGAGTACGACGAGGCAAAGAACTACTTTGAGACTGAAGTTGTGAGGCAGGTGTGGAACGACTTTGGTGAACCTGTGCGCGTTCCACACTATCGTCGTCCATTGAGTGAGATGATTGGTCCACTGCTGAACACTGGGTTTAACCTGGATCGTTTGTTAGAACCTACTCCAACAGAGCGATTTGAGGAACGCTCTCCCGAGTTGTATAACGAACTTTCCACTCGCCCGATGTTTCTCTGTCTTCGGGCTGAGAAATGTGAGTGA
- a CDS encoding pyridoxamine 5'-phosphate oxidase family protein, whose protein sequence is MEIVEEWLDLELDEFLDRPLFCFLAQCSDDGARISPLWYLWVDEIVWIIAQLPDRSYPERVEQFPQSAVAIVEFDPQRGVVRHVGMRGEATLESFDQDRAERLLRRYLGEDKSEWDDGFIGLDGENYRIIRLEPETVIARGGTHDTGLEQ, encoded by the coding sequence ATGGAAATTGTAGAGGAGTGGTTAGATCTAGAACTCGATGAATTTCTTGATCGCCCTCTATTTTGTTTCCTAGCCCAATGCTCTGACGACGGTGCGCGAATCTCGCCGTTGTGGTATCTCTGGGTGGACGAGATTGTTTGGATCATTGCCCAATTACCAGACCGATCATACCCCGAACGTGTCGAGCAGTTCCCTCAGTCGGCAGTTGCAATCGTCGAATTTGACCCACAGAGAGGAGTGGTCCGACACGTCGGTATGCGTGGCGAGGCAACGCTAGAATCGTTCGATCAGGACCGCGCAGAGCGATTACTACGCCGCTATTTGGGAGAGGATAAGAGCGAATGGGATGATGGGTTCATCGGCTTAGACGGGGAAAACTACCGAATCATCCGACTCGAACCCGAGACGGTTATCGCACGAGGAGGAACACACGATACAGGCCTCGAACAGTAG